The Flammeovirgaceae bacterium genome contains a region encoding:
- a CDS encoding GMC family oxidoreductase: MPFQIKENSTVYDVCIVGSGAGGGMAAYVLTQAGLKVCVLEAGPWYDPAKNVTQLKWPWESLRRGAGTTFRPFGDFDAAYGGWEMEGEPYTRVPGTQFDWFRSRMLGGRTNHWGRISLRFGPKDFKGKSHDGLGEDWPIGYEDVAPYYDKVDELIGVFGSKEGIPNEPDGKFLPPPKPRLHELIIKEGAKKQNIPVIPSRLSILTKKINDDRGACFYCAQCNRGCTVYGDFSSSSCLIKPAAKTNNLDVIVNAMVREVLTDENGKATGVSYVAKDDLQEYQVKAKVVVLAASACESARLLLNSKSKAHPSGLANSSNVVGKYLHDSTGAAIGGVLPQLFGRKRYNEDGVGGMHVYTPWWLDNKKLDFPRGYHIEYWGGMGMPGYGFGFGIQGLNGRFPDRNGNQKTGGGYGTSLKDDYRYYWGASVGMAGRGEAIALESNYCEIDPNGVVDKYGIPVLRFHYKWSDHEIKQAKHMQETFQELMHNMGAVITWGVAGPETNYGLETPGRIIHEVGTTRMGNDPKRSVVNKFNQAHDCKNLFVVDGGPFVSQADKNPTWTILALSWRASDYIIEQFKQQNI, from the coding sequence ATGCCTTTTCAGATTAAAGAGAACAGTACCGTGTACGATGTCTGCATTGTCGGGTCTGGTGCCGGAGGCGGCATGGCCGCCTATGTGCTTACACAAGCCGGTTTAAAAGTTTGTGTACTGGAAGCCGGGCCCTGGTACGATCCTGCAAAAAATGTAACCCAATTAAAATGGCCCTGGGAATCGCTGCGCAGAGGTGCCGGTACCACCTTCCGGCCGTTTGGTGATTTCGATGCTGCCTACGGTGGCTGGGAAATGGAAGGTGAGCCGTACACGCGGGTGCCTGGAACACAATTCGACTGGTTTCGTTCACGCATGCTGGGCGGAAGAACCAACCACTGGGGAAGAATTTCACTTCGGTTTGGCCCGAAAGATTTCAAAGGAAAAAGTCATGATGGGCTGGGTGAAGACTGGCCAATCGGTTATGAAGATGTTGCCCCGTATTATGATAAGGTAGATGAACTTATTGGAGTATTCGGAAGCAAAGAAGGAATCCCTAACGAGCCCGATGGAAAATTTCTTCCTCCACCAAAGCCCAGGCTGCATGAACTCATTATAAAAGAGGGCGCAAAAAAGCAGAACATTCCGGTTATTCCCTCACGCCTATCGATTCTCACCAAAAAAATTAATGACGACCGTGGCGCATGCTTTTATTGTGCACAATGCAACAGAGGTTGCACTGTATATGGTGATTTTTCATCCTCATCCTGCCTCATTAAACCGGCTGCAAAAACCAATAACCTGGATGTGATCGTTAATGCCATGGTGCGCGAAGTACTAACCGATGAAAACGGAAAAGCCACTGGCGTTTCATACGTAGCAAAAGATGATTTGCAGGAATACCAGGTAAAAGCAAAAGTTGTGGTGTTGGCCGCCAGCGCATGCGAGTCGGCCCGGTTGCTGCTGAATTCAAAATCAAAAGCACATCCTAGCGGCCTGGCAAACTCCAGCAATGTGGTTGGAAAATATTTGCATGACTCAACCGGTGCAGCTATTGGCGGTGTGCTGCCGCAACTATTTGGCCGCAAACGATACAACGAAGACGGTGTGGGCGGCATGCACGTCTACACACCTTGGTGGTTAGACAATAAGAAACTGGATTTTCCAAGAGGATACCACATTGAATACTGGGGCGGCATGGGCATGCCCGGTTACGGATTCGGTTTTGGTATTCAGGGATTGAACGGTCGCTTTCCCGATAGAAACGGAAACCAGAAAACAGGTGGTGGTTATGGTACATCTTTGAAAGATGACTACCGCTATTACTGGGGCGCATCGGTAGGTATGGCCGGCCGGGGTGAAGCAATCGCCCTGGAAAGTAACTATTGCGAAATTGACCCGAATGGTGTAGTCGATAAATACGGTATTCCTGTTTTACGCTTCCATTATAAATGGAGTGACCACGAAATAAAACAGGCCAAACACATGCAGGAAACCTTTCAGGAACTGATGCACAACATGGGCGCAGTGATTACCTGGGGAGTTGCCGGCCCTGAAACAAATTACGGACTGGAAACACCCGGAAGAATCATTCACGAAGTGGGAACAACACGCATGGGGAATGATCCAAAACGTTCGGTGGTCAATAAATTTAACCAGGCCCACGATTGTAAAAATCTTTTTGTTGTAGATGGCGGGCCGTTTGTTTCACAGGCTGATAAAAATCCAACATGGACCATACTCGCATTATCCTGGAGAGCATCTGATTATATTATTGAGCAGTTTAAACAACAGAACATATGA